TGCCTTGCGCAACTTCCGTGCCAAATATGGAAAGGTATTATGAGAGTCAGAAATCGAAAAGGGGCGACCGAATTACTAGAAAACAACCCCCAGTATGTAGTCTTAAATCCGGCGGATGCCAAGGGAAAATGGCAGGATATTTTTGGAAATGATCACCCCATCCACGTCGAAGTAGGAAGCGGAAAAGGGGCCTTTATCACAGGTATGGCTCGGCAAAATCCTGAGATTAACTACATCGGAATTGACATTCAGAAATCGGTATTAAGCTATGCCTTGGATAAGGTCTTGGCAACGGACGCTCCAAATATTAAACTGCTCTGGGTGGACGGCTCTGACCTGACCAATTATTTTGAAAAAGCTGAGATTGACCGTCTATATCTGAACTTTTCGGACCCATGGCCTAAAAAACGCCATGAGAAACGCCGCTTGACCTATAAGAGTTTTCTAGATACCTATAAGGAAATCCTTCCAGAAAAAGGGGAAATTCATTTTAAGACAGACAACCGTGGGCTCTTTGAGTATAGTCTAGTCAGTTTTTCCCAGTACGGCATGAGGTTAAAGGGTGTTTGGCTAGATTTACATGCGAGCGACATGGAAGGCAATGTCATGACCGAGTATGAAAAGAAATTCTCCAACAAAGGCCAAGTCATCTACCGCGT
The window above is part of the Streptococcus himalayensis genome. Proteins encoded here:
- the trmB gene encoding tRNA (guanosine(46)-N7)-methyltransferase TrmB; the encoded protein is MRVRNRKGATELLENNPQYVVLNPADAKGKWQDIFGNDHPIHVEVGSGKGAFITGMARQNPEINYIGIDIQKSVLSYALDKVLATDAPNIKLLWVDGSDLTNYFEKAEIDRLYLNFSDPWPKKRHEKRRLTYKSFLDTYKEILPEKGEIHFKTDNRGLFEYSLVSFSQYGMRLKGVWLDLHASDMEGNVMTEYEKKFSNKGQVIYRVEAEF